The following nucleotide sequence is from Borrelia sp. A-FGy1.
AAGACATAAAAGATAACTTTGCAGATATTAGATCTTATTTTAGGGTACTCAAGAGAGATAATGAGAGTGATGTCTTTCTTCTTAAGGAAGAATTTGAAGGAAACTTTAGCATAAATAAACAAGGTGAATATAAAATAAGCAATAATCAAAAAAGACCCTCTGTTAGAGGAATCCCAAGATTCCCAAAAAGATCTTTAAGAATAAATGAAAATTGGACATATCCAGCAGAAGAATACATTCAAGCATCTACAATCTCAAGCGAAATAAAAGATTTTATTGTAAAGTTTAATGTAAATTATGTGTATAAGGGTAAAGAAAAAATAAAAGGGAAAAATTACGATATAATTCACTCAAATTATGAATCTAGATATAATATAAAAAACATTTCATTCTCTCAAAAAGTTAAACAAATAATTTACTTTGATTCAAAAGCAGGAAATACATATAAATACAATGATACATACTTGTTTGAAATGAAAAATGATAAAAATAATATCAAAATGATTGGTAACTCATCTGGAGAAACAATCTCCATTGAATTGCAAAATGATAAATCAATAGAGAATGAAGTAAAAGAATATGTTAAAGAAAAACAAATAGACTCTATTGATATAAAGAAAAATGAAAAAGGAGTTAACCTAAGCTTAGATATTGAATTTCACCCCGACTCTTTCCAAATAATGAAAAAAGAATATAAAAAACTAAATCATATAGCTAAGCTATTAGAAAAATTCAAAGATAACAATATCCTAATAGAAGGACATACAGCAAAATTTGGAACAGAAAAAGAAATGCAAGAATTATCAGAAAAACGAGCTCATTCAATTGGAAACTATTTATTAAAAATGAAAGTAAAAAACAAAAATCAAATATTTTTCAAAGGATGGGGTGCTAAAAAACCTAAGTATGAAAGCTCATCTCCGTTAGCATCAAAAAATCGAAGAGTAGAAATTACCATTCTAAATAATTAAATTAAATGCAAATTTTATCTTCTATTCTTTTTCTCTTTCCTAGTCTGACAACCTATACACAAAAATGCATAAGGGATAGCTTCAAGTCTCTCTTTTGCAATATCCTTATCACAAGCTAAGCATCTTCCATAAGTACTCTGAGAAATACGATAAAGTGCCTGATTTATTAAATGAAGATTTTTTTTCTCAACAGAGCTTAGAGCTTCAAGATTATTTCCATCCATGTTATCAAACGCAATATCAAGTACGTCCTTCAAATGAAGATCATTGCTAATAATTTCTCTCTTGCTATCTTCAACAGATTTTATAGAATTCAATATTTCTCTTTTTGCTTCCAAAAGAAGATTTTTCATCTTTAAAACAAACTCATGCTCAAAGTTATTTTTCTGCATGATCCTACCTCCCTATAATAAATTACACTTTTTAAAAAACTTCGTGTAATTATATAAACAATCCCATACAATGTAAACTAGCTCATTAATTTTTATCAAAAAAATAATTGCAATGATATTATTAATTGTGTACAATTTATTGTGGTTCTATAAGCAACAAGGAGACATTTTGGATACTAAAGAAGAAGCTATTGAAACTGAAGGGATTGTTAAAGAATCTCTTCCTAATACAATGTTTAGAGTAGAACTTAAAAATGGACATTTAGTTCTAGCTCATTTGTCTGGAAAGATGAGAAAACATTTTATAAAAATAGTTCCTGGTGACAAGGTAAAGGTCGCCTTATCACCTTATGACCTTACAAAGGGCAGAATAATATATAGAGAGAAATAAATCATTTACTATTTCTTATATCAAGTTATCCTTAACAGATGAAATGAAATTTCTATAAATCCAACCTTGAAGTCCATGATTTGTTTGAATGAGTACAAAGTCACCTTTTTTATCAAGCATATAAACGCTT
It contains:
- a CDS encoding OmpA family protein; this encodes MNFKIITLLFLIKHITFAFEILEFKYVKGTKFRIESTDNQEIYLNGKLHAKTKTNIQVSSEVKDIKDNFADIRSYFRVLKRDNESDVFLLKEEFEGNFSINKQGEYKISNNQKRPSVRGIPRFPKRSLRINENWTYPAEEYIQASTISSEIKDFIVKFNVNYVYKGKEKIKGKNYDIIHSNYESRYNIKNISFSQKVKQIIYFDSKAGNTYKYNDTYLFEMKNDKNNIKMIGNSSGETISIELQNDKSIENEVKEYVKEKQIDSIDIKKNEKGVNLSLDIEFHPDSFQIMKKEYKKLNHIAKLLEKFKDNNILIEGHTAKFGTEKEMQELSEKRAHSIGNYLLKMKVKNKNQIFFKGWGAKKPKYESSSPLASKNRRVEITILNN
- a CDS encoding TraR/DksA family transcriptional regulator; the encoded protein is MQKNNFEHEFVLKMKNLLLEAKREILNSIKSVEDSKREIISNDLHLKDVLDIAFDNMDGNNLEALSSVEKKNLHLINQALYRISQSTYGRCLACDKDIAKERLEAIPYAFLCIGCQTRKEKKNRR
- the infA gene encoding translation initiation factor IF-1, which gives rise to MDTKEEAIETEGIVKESLPNTMFRVELKNGHLVLAHLSGKMRKHFIKIVPGDKVKVALSPYDLTKGRIIYREK